In Lates calcarifer isolate ASB-BC8 linkage group LG4, TLL_Latcal_v3, whole genome shotgun sequence, a genomic segment contains:
- the si:rp71-1g18.1 gene encoding zinc finger protein 263, whose product MSAGVVNLQAQVESVLGVLVKAATVELTKLFESRYRASAVDVDVDEGRTEGKRENETVQSRDSLSTADSKRSIGVQVDESVYPLLELSGSSFLSVGDCLRDCEEEETWVVEGCPIPSEIPLAEDNGHVDPECSPLKEQVLTETVDMVELSILETESPADSDAQTEVVLHVCAETWTETLRHGSTQSSPAKQKPLVIQPDTSDITSGEKVKFVCPLILKPESPAPKADILEKPVQAEPQQACVSTAKGTAYSPSSSDGTVTPVQVGVWERIHMPKETKNNLHMKLKLTSSDQKLLRPCAVQLVNLLTVPDSEEKLQNAVAKWKTGWPLPKDLRRHQGLHTGHRLCCFTPCGNGVWRLQRVVTHSRDGYACSICGKTFKRRKILRRHERFHTGEKPYPCSVCSKTFALRKSLRRHLRFHTGERPHTCSQCGKSFRLRDNLKAHLRFHTGEKPFSCTTCGKMFRIMRNLEKHKLSQCGFFIPSFRTIAGM is encoded by the exons ATGTCTGCGGGCGTCGTGAACCTCCAGGCGCAGGTGGAGTCGGTGCTGGGAGTGCTGGTCAAAGCGGCCACGGTGGAGTTAACCAAACTGTTCGAGAGCAGATACCGAGCCTCGGctgtggatgtggatgtggaTGAGGGCCGCACTGAGggcaaaagagaaaatgaaacagttcaGTCACGGGATAGTTTGTCGACCGCGGACTCAAAACGCAGCATCGGAGTGCAAGTGGACGAGAGTGTTTATCCACTGTTGGAGCTTTCTG gttcctctttcctctcagtTGGTGATTGTTTGAGagactgtgaggaggaggagacatggGTGGTGGAGGGGTGTCCCATTCCTTCAGAAATCCCCCTCGCTGAAGATAATGGCCATGTTGACCCTGAGTGTTCGCCTCTGAAGGAACAG GTTTTGACAGAGACTGTGGATATGGTGGAGTTAAGCATCCTTGAAACTGAGTCTCCAGCTGATAGTGACGCCCAAACAGAAGTTGTTTTGCATG TATGTGCAGAGACATGGACAGAGACATTAAGACATggatctacacagagctctcCAGCCAAACAAAAGCCTCTTGTGATCCAACCAGACACAAGTGATATCACCTCTGGGGAGAAGGTGAAGTTTGTTTGCCCGTTGATCCTGAAGCCAGAGTCACCAGCTCCCAAAGCTGATATTTTAGAGAAGCCTGTTCAAGCCGAGCCTCAGCAGGCCTGTGTCAGCACTGCTAAGGGCACCGCCTACAGTCCATCCTCATCCGATGGAACTGTGACCCCTGTTCAGGTTGGGGTTTGGGAACGGATCCACATGCCAAAGGAGACCAAGAACAATCTTcacatgaaactgaaactgacttCTTCAGATCAAAAGCTGCTGCGTCCTTGTGCAGTACAACTGGTGAACTTGCTCACGGTGCCCGATTCAGAGGAGAAGCTTCAGAATGCTGTGGCGAAGTGGAAAACGGGTTGGCCTCTGCCCAAAGACCTCCGTCGCCACCAGGGTCTTCACACAGGCCACcgcctctgctgcttcacccCATGTGGAAATGGCGTTTGGCGTCTCCAAAGGGTCGTCACTCACTCCCGCGACGGATACGCCTGCAGCATCTGCGGAAAAACGTTCAAACGCAGAAAGATTCTCCGGAGGCACGAGCGCTTCCACACAGGAGAAAAACCATACCCGTGTTCGGTGTGCTCAAAAACATTTGCGTTGAGGAAGAGCCTCCGCCGACACTTGAGATTCCACACGGGGGAGAGGCCGCACACCTGCTCGCAGTGCGGCAAAAGCTTCCGCCTGCGAGACAATCTGAAAGCACACTTGAGGTTTCACACTGGAGAGAAGCCGTTCAGCTGCACTACGTGTGGGAAGATGTTCAGGATCATGAGGAATctggagaaacacaaactgagccAGTGTGGATTCTTCATCCCCTCATTCAGGACAATTGCTGGCATGTAG
- the LOC108883928 gene encoding E3 ubiquitin/ISG15 ligase TRIM25 isoform X1, with protein sequence MEDTDKNHLKEMLTCPICQDIFKDPRQLPCGHSLCMGCLEKMMDHSSDIPFRCPDCRSFFGQIIKVQKSYTLSNIVEDFRENSRTQGKRTKAVYCDYCPEKNTVAMKMCLKCEVSMCKEHVKNHLELPVFTGHPLVRPLGDLKERKCPQHEDEVLRYYCKTSRRYICNICALENKQHNLATEASTVLRRQLTEYMDQRFTALKEQITQSTDSVKKLRADIQHEKQKVNPADSYLNNVTVMLICLWFIVLYYAYNYSVENQALTEALDKQQNRVYNIYSTIADLLVEHPMWSYTYPGTQDKGVLILDANTVSPFLGLSADLQTAERVNAKLDYPKHKNRFDEAPQVLSTLCFSSGTHTWEVEVEGYWDIAVSYKSIQRKSKSSAFGKNAVSWSLTHNGKGKLFAYHNNEKTALSGTLQSSRIAVMVNFEKGNITFSAVESTVIQLHEFKVKLTQPVCLGLGLYRVDPPSRASIIKAS encoded by the exons ATggaagacacagacaaaaaccaCCTCAAGGAAATGCTAACGTGCCCAATATGCCAGGACATCTTCAAGGACCCTCGGCAGCTCCCCTGTGGGCACAGCTTGTGTATGGGCTGTCTGGAAAAAATGATGGATCACTCCTCAGACATCCCTTTCCGTTGCCCTGACTGTAGGTCTTTTTTCGGACAGATCATCAAGGTGCAGAAGAGCTACACACTGAGTAACATCGTAGAGGACTTCAGGGAGAACAGTAGAACA CAGGGGAAGCGGACAAAAGCTGTGTACTGCGACTACTGCccagagaaaaacactgtggCCATGAAAATGTGCTTGAAGTGTGAGGTGTCAATGTGCAAAGAGCACGTCAAGAACCACCTGGAGCTTCCAGTGTTCACGGGACACCCACTGGTCAGGCCTCTGGGTGACCTCAAGGAGAGGAAGTGCCCGCAGCACGAGGACGAGGTGCTGAGGTACTACTGCAAAACGTCCAGGCGTTACATTTGCAACATCTGCGCCCTGGAGAACAAGCAGCACAACCTGGCCACTGAGGCCTCCACTGTCCTGCGGCGACAGCTGACG GAGTACATGGACCAGCGTTTCACAGCACTCAAAGAGCAAATCACCCAGTCCACTGACTCTGTAAAAAAACTCAGAGCAGACATCCAACATGAA aaacagaaagtgaacCCTGCTGACTCGTACCTCAACAATGTCACAGTGATGCTGATCTGTCTGTGGTTTATAGTTCTGTATTATG CCTACAACTACTCTGTGGAAAACCAGGCACTAACAGAGGCGCTGGACAAGCAGCAGAACCGTGTGTATAATATCTATTCCACCATTGCAG ACCTCTTGGTTGAGCATCCAATGTGGAGCTACACATATCCAGGAACACAGGATAAAG GAGTTCTCATCCTGGATGCAAACACTGTCAGTCCTTTCCTTGGACTCTCTGCTGACctccaaacagcagagagagtgaacGCCAAGCTGGATTATCCCAAACATAAAAATCGCTTTGATGAGGCCCCGCAGGTCCTCTCTACTCTGTGCTTCTCCTCTGGTACACACACCTGGGAGGTGGAGGTCGAGGGATACTGGGACATTGCCGTCTCCTACAAAAGCATCCAACGCAAAAGCAAGAGCAGTGCCTTTGGAAAAAATGCAGTGTCCTGGAGCCTAACACATAATGGCAAAGGCAAGTTGTTTGCTTAccataataatgaaaaaacagcTCTGTCTGGAACCCTGCAGAGCAGCCGGATAGCTGTGATGGTTAATTTTGAGAAAGGCAACATCACATTCAGTGCTGTAGAGTCCACTGTCATCCAACTGCACGAGTTCAAGGTGAAACTGACTCAGCCAGTGTGTCTGGGTTTGGGGCTTTATCGTGTGGATCCACCCAGTAGAGCCTCCATCATCAAAGCCTCCTGA
- the LOC108883928 gene encoding E3 ubiquitin/ISG15 ligase TRIM25 isoform X2, whose product MEDTDKNHLKEMLTCPICQDIFKDPRQLPCGHSLCMGCLEKMMDHSSDIPFRCPDCRSFFGQIIKVQKSYTLSNIVEDFRENSRTGKRTKAVYCDYCPEKNTVAMKMCLKCEVSMCKEHVKNHLELPVFTGHPLVRPLGDLKERKCPQHEDEVLRYYCKTSRRYICNICALENKQHNLATEASTVLRRQLTEYMDQRFTALKEQITQSTDSVKKLRADIQHEKQKVNPADSYLNNVTVMLICLWFIVLYYAYNYSVENQALTEALDKQQNRVYNIYSTIADLLVEHPMWSYTYPGTQDKGVLILDANTVSPFLGLSADLQTAERVNAKLDYPKHKNRFDEAPQVLSTLCFSSGTHTWEVEVEGYWDIAVSYKSIQRKSKSSAFGKNAVSWSLTHNGKGKLFAYHNNEKTALSGTLQSSRIAVMVNFEKGNITFSAVESTVIQLHEFKVKLTQPVCLGLGLYRVDPPSRASIIKAS is encoded by the exons ATggaagacacagacaaaaaccaCCTCAAGGAAATGCTAACGTGCCCAATATGCCAGGACATCTTCAAGGACCCTCGGCAGCTCCCCTGTGGGCACAGCTTGTGTATGGGCTGTCTGGAAAAAATGATGGATCACTCCTCAGACATCCCTTTCCGTTGCCCTGACTGTAGGTCTTTTTTCGGACAGATCATCAAGGTGCAGAAGAGCTACACACTGAGTAACATCGTAGAGGACTTCAGGGAGAACAGTAGAACA GGGAAGCGGACAAAAGCTGTGTACTGCGACTACTGCccagagaaaaacactgtggCCATGAAAATGTGCTTGAAGTGTGAGGTGTCAATGTGCAAAGAGCACGTCAAGAACCACCTGGAGCTTCCAGTGTTCACGGGACACCCACTGGTCAGGCCTCTGGGTGACCTCAAGGAGAGGAAGTGCCCGCAGCACGAGGACGAGGTGCTGAGGTACTACTGCAAAACGTCCAGGCGTTACATTTGCAACATCTGCGCCCTGGAGAACAAGCAGCACAACCTGGCCACTGAGGCCTCCACTGTCCTGCGGCGACAGCTGACG GAGTACATGGACCAGCGTTTCACAGCACTCAAAGAGCAAATCACCCAGTCCACTGACTCTGTAAAAAAACTCAGAGCAGACATCCAACATGAA aaacagaaagtgaacCCTGCTGACTCGTACCTCAACAATGTCACAGTGATGCTGATCTGTCTGTGGTTTATAGTTCTGTATTATG CCTACAACTACTCTGTGGAAAACCAGGCACTAACAGAGGCGCTGGACAAGCAGCAGAACCGTGTGTATAATATCTATTCCACCATTGCAG ACCTCTTGGTTGAGCATCCAATGTGGAGCTACACATATCCAGGAACACAGGATAAAG GAGTTCTCATCCTGGATGCAAACACTGTCAGTCCTTTCCTTGGACTCTCTGCTGACctccaaacagcagagagagtgaacGCCAAGCTGGATTATCCCAAACATAAAAATCGCTTTGATGAGGCCCCGCAGGTCCTCTCTACTCTGTGCTTCTCCTCTGGTACACACACCTGGGAGGTGGAGGTCGAGGGATACTGGGACATTGCCGTCTCCTACAAAAGCATCCAACGCAAAAGCAAGAGCAGTGCCTTTGGAAAAAATGCAGTGTCCTGGAGCCTAACACATAATGGCAAAGGCAAGTTGTTTGCTTAccataataatgaaaaaacagcTCTGTCTGGAACCCTGCAGAGCAGCCGGATAGCTGTGATGGTTAATTTTGAGAAAGGCAACATCACATTCAGTGCTGTAGAGTCCACTGTCATCCAACTGCACGAGTTCAAGGTGAAACTGACTCAGCCAGTGTGTCTGGGTTTGGGGCTTTATCGTGTGGATCCACCCAGTAGAGCCTCCATCATCAAAGCCTCCTGA
- the tox4a gene encoding TOX high mobility group box family member 4-A isoform X1 produces MDLNFYSDLSDGCAQNVDSEFLDTQAYGGYSEENKFPEGSDSYLTISGAGHPFLSAEQTFHTPSLGDEVFEIPPISLDPDPALGISDAVSHFELTDGSDGTGGPSGSRSLVSNLVVEANDPSFASTFVNSGSQGLEQLNLGAMGQAGGGALLSSSALELGNSSGSHFSSSSPMTIDVQLGDIGHGLLGSSQLSTINQSELALGLGGENIRHHSETPEQPLSATPSPAGSLQDEDMDDFKRSVLVDSPMSLSSSSVLSHMSSHPTPSSSVSPATARRGGGKPATLAQANVAMGAKKGRKKKDPNEPQKPVSAYALFFRDTQAAIKGQNPNASFGEVSKIVASMWDSLAEEQKQVYKRKTEAAKKEYLKALAAYRANQLSQPATEDMETAPSPPPPAVNLTPTTPPSAGHQAIRPVNNNMEENTITNICASNIILDVPEVTTRSRTGANKASAPAAAAPAAQTITKIIIPKHMLQAGGQVVTVLPRGVRTLQPTLVVSGASRQPPPLQQMQNAPLPPRLQQMAPAPPPLQAKPREGGATPVLPVSVTATPPPPLQIKIVPASLQGKEALPIIVPNTADASSTVTTSAQSTPVVSVQVVNSADVSGSQDEDEVTEVLPSEEDEMEVNGSIDAAAIKSLCVRAGCNNPAVESEDWDKEYCSNECVATHCRDVFKAWCSIKNQTVGTVK; encoded by the exons ATGGACCTCAATTTTTACTCTGACCTATCGGATGGTTGTGCTCAAAATGTTGATTCGGAGTTTTTGGACACCCAAGCATACGGTGGATACTCAGAGGAAAACAAG TTTCCAGAGGGGAGCGACAGTTATCTCACCATCAGTGGGGCGGGCCATCCTTTTTTGTCCGCTGAG CAGACATTCCATACTCCCAGTCTTGGGGATGAGGTTTTTGAGATTCCTCCCATCTCCCTTGATCCTGACCCAGCTCTGGGCATCAGTGATGCAGTGTCCCACTTCGAGTTGACGGATGGGTCAGATGGCACAGGGGGACCTTCGGGCTCCCGTAGCCTCGTTAGCAACCTTGTAGTCGAGGCCAATGACCCTTCCTTCGCTTCCACCTTTGTGAATTCTGGGTCTCAAGGCCTGGAGCAGCTGAATCTTGGGGCAATGGGCCAGGCTGGAGGGGGGGCCTTACTGAGCTCTTCTGCACTG GAATTGGGAAATTCCAGTGGTTCACATTTCAGCAGTTCATCCCCAATGACCATTGATGTCCAGCTTGGTGACATTGGCCATGGTCTTTTGGGAAGCAGTCAGCTCTCTACAATTAACCAGTCAGAACTAGCATTGGGTCTTGGGGGTGAGAACATCAGGCATCACTCAGAGACACCTGAGCAGCCGCTGTCAGCAACACCGTCTCCAGCTGGTTCCCTGCAGGATGAGGACATGGATGACTTTAAG AGAAGTGTGCTGGTAGActcccccatgtctctctcctcctcctctgtcctctcccacATGTCCTCGCACCCAACACCCTCGTCGTCTGTCTCCCCAGCTACAGCCAGGAGGGGCGGGGGGAAACCAGCCACACTGGCCCAAGCAAATGTGGCCATGGGCGCAAAGAAAGGACGGAAGAAGAAAGATCCAAATGAACCACAGAAGCCTGTTTCAGCCTATGCCTTGTTCTTCAGAGACACCCAGGCAGCCATCAAGGGCCAGAACCCCAATGCCTCGTTTGGAGAGGTGTCAAAGATTGTGGCCTCCATGTGGGACAGCCTGGCTGAAGAGCAGAAACAG GTGTataagagaaagacagaagcagCCAAAAAGGAATATTTGAAAGCGCTGGCAGCTTACAGAGCCAACCAGCTCTCACAG CCTGCCACTGAGGACATGGAGACTGCCCcttcaccacctccacctgctgttAACCTGACTCCCACAacccctccctctgctggtcaCCAGGCGATCCGCCCGGTTAACAACAACATGGAGGAGAACACCATCACAAACATTTGTGCCTCAAACATTATTCTGGATGTCCCAGAGGTGACCACACGTTCCCGCACGGGGGCAAACAAAGCCTccgctccagcagcagctgctccagcCGCCCAGACCATCACCAAGATCATAATCCCAAAACACATGCTGCAGGCGGGGGGCCAGGTGGTGACGGTGTTGCCCAGAGGGGTCCGCACCTTGCAGCCTACGCTGGTAGTGTCAGGTGCCTCTCGTCAGCCACCTCCACTGCAGCAGATGCAAAACGCTCCTCTGCCACCGCGGCTCCAGCAAATGGCACCTGCACCTCCACCATTACAAGCCAAGCCTCGGGAGGGTGGTGCCACACCAGTTCTCCCTGTGTCCGTCACAgctacacctcctcctccactccagATAAAAATAGTTCCTGCCTCCTTACAGGGCAAAGAGGCTCTGCCAATTATTGTCCCTAATACAGCAGATGCATCATCTACTGTGACTACCTCTGCCCAGTCTACCCCCGTGGTGTCAGTGCAGGTGGTGAATTCTGCTGATGTGTCAGGCAGTCAAGATGAAGATGAAGTCACAGAAGTGCTGCCTTCAGAAGAG GATGAGATGGAGGTGAATGGGTCCATTGATGCTGCAGCTAtaaagagtttgtgtgtgagagcggGCTGTAACAACCCAGCAGTAGAGAGTGAAGACTGGGACAAAGAGTACTGCAGCAACGAATGTGTGGCCACTCACTGCAG ggATGTATTCAAGGCATGGTGCTCCATCAAGAATCAGACTGTGGGAACAGTGAAGTAA
- the tox4a gene encoding TOX high mobility group box family member 4-A isoform X2, with amino-acid sequence MDLNFYSDLSDGCAQNVDSEFLDTQAYGGYSEENKFPEGSDSYLTISGAGHPFLSAETFHTPSLGDEVFEIPPISLDPDPALGISDAVSHFELTDGSDGTGGPSGSRSLVSNLVVEANDPSFASTFVNSGSQGLEQLNLGAMGQAGGGALLSSSALELGNSSGSHFSSSSPMTIDVQLGDIGHGLLGSSQLSTINQSELALGLGGENIRHHSETPEQPLSATPSPAGSLQDEDMDDFKRSVLVDSPMSLSSSSVLSHMSSHPTPSSSVSPATARRGGGKPATLAQANVAMGAKKGRKKKDPNEPQKPVSAYALFFRDTQAAIKGQNPNASFGEVSKIVASMWDSLAEEQKQVYKRKTEAAKKEYLKALAAYRANQLSQPATEDMETAPSPPPPAVNLTPTTPPSAGHQAIRPVNNNMEENTITNICASNIILDVPEVTTRSRTGANKASAPAAAAPAAQTITKIIIPKHMLQAGGQVVTVLPRGVRTLQPTLVVSGASRQPPPLQQMQNAPLPPRLQQMAPAPPPLQAKPREGGATPVLPVSVTATPPPPLQIKIVPASLQGKEALPIIVPNTADASSTVTTSAQSTPVVSVQVVNSADVSGSQDEDEVTEVLPSEEDEMEVNGSIDAAAIKSLCVRAGCNNPAVESEDWDKEYCSNECVATHCRDVFKAWCSIKNQTVGTVK; translated from the exons ATGGACCTCAATTTTTACTCTGACCTATCGGATGGTTGTGCTCAAAATGTTGATTCGGAGTTTTTGGACACCCAAGCATACGGTGGATACTCAGAGGAAAACAAG TTTCCAGAGGGGAGCGACAGTTATCTCACCATCAGTGGGGCGGGCCATCCTTTTTTGTCCGCTGAG ACATTCCATACTCCCAGTCTTGGGGATGAGGTTTTTGAGATTCCTCCCATCTCCCTTGATCCTGACCCAGCTCTGGGCATCAGTGATGCAGTGTCCCACTTCGAGTTGACGGATGGGTCAGATGGCACAGGGGGACCTTCGGGCTCCCGTAGCCTCGTTAGCAACCTTGTAGTCGAGGCCAATGACCCTTCCTTCGCTTCCACCTTTGTGAATTCTGGGTCTCAAGGCCTGGAGCAGCTGAATCTTGGGGCAATGGGCCAGGCTGGAGGGGGGGCCTTACTGAGCTCTTCTGCACTG GAATTGGGAAATTCCAGTGGTTCACATTTCAGCAGTTCATCCCCAATGACCATTGATGTCCAGCTTGGTGACATTGGCCATGGTCTTTTGGGAAGCAGTCAGCTCTCTACAATTAACCAGTCAGAACTAGCATTGGGTCTTGGGGGTGAGAACATCAGGCATCACTCAGAGACACCTGAGCAGCCGCTGTCAGCAACACCGTCTCCAGCTGGTTCCCTGCAGGATGAGGACATGGATGACTTTAAG AGAAGTGTGCTGGTAGActcccccatgtctctctcctcctcctctgtcctctcccacATGTCCTCGCACCCAACACCCTCGTCGTCTGTCTCCCCAGCTACAGCCAGGAGGGGCGGGGGGAAACCAGCCACACTGGCCCAAGCAAATGTGGCCATGGGCGCAAAGAAAGGACGGAAGAAGAAAGATCCAAATGAACCACAGAAGCCTGTTTCAGCCTATGCCTTGTTCTTCAGAGACACCCAGGCAGCCATCAAGGGCCAGAACCCCAATGCCTCGTTTGGAGAGGTGTCAAAGATTGTGGCCTCCATGTGGGACAGCCTGGCTGAAGAGCAGAAACAG GTGTataagagaaagacagaagcagCCAAAAAGGAATATTTGAAAGCGCTGGCAGCTTACAGAGCCAACCAGCTCTCACAG CCTGCCACTGAGGACATGGAGACTGCCCcttcaccacctccacctgctgttAACCTGACTCCCACAacccctccctctgctggtcaCCAGGCGATCCGCCCGGTTAACAACAACATGGAGGAGAACACCATCACAAACATTTGTGCCTCAAACATTATTCTGGATGTCCCAGAGGTGACCACACGTTCCCGCACGGGGGCAAACAAAGCCTccgctccagcagcagctgctccagcCGCCCAGACCATCACCAAGATCATAATCCCAAAACACATGCTGCAGGCGGGGGGCCAGGTGGTGACGGTGTTGCCCAGAGGGGTCCGCACCTTGCAGCCTACGCTGGTAGTGTCAGGTGCCTCTCGTCAGCCACCTCCACTGCAGCAGATGCAAAACGCTCCTCTGCCACCGCGGCTCCAGCAAATGGCACCTGCACCTCCACCATTACAAGCCAAGCCTCGGGAGGGTGGTGCCACACCAGTTCTCCCTGTGTCCGTCACAgctacacctcctcctccactccagATAAAAATAGTTCCTGCCTCCTTACAGGGCAAAGAGGCTCTGCCAATTATTGTCCCTAATACAGCAGATGCATCATCTACTGTGACTACCTCTGCCCAGTCTACCCCCGTGGTGTCAGTGCAGGTGGTGAATTCTGCTGATGTGTCAGGCAGTCAAGATGAAGATGAAGTCACAGAAGTGCTGCCTTCAGAAGAG GATGAGATGGAGGTGAATGGGTCCATTGATGCTGCAGCTAtaaagagtttgtgtgtgagagcggGCTGTAACAACCCAGCAGTAGAGAGTGAAGACTGGGACAAAGAGTACTGCAGCAACGAATGTGTGGCCACTCACTGCAG ggATGTATTCAAGGCATGGTGCTCCATCAAGAATCAGACTGTGGGAACAGTGAAGTAA